One segment of Sulfobacillus thermosulfidooxidans DSM 9293 DNA contains the following:
- the murB gene encoding UDP-N-acetylmuramate dehydrogenase: protein MNASEIATELRHWDIGPVLENEPLSRHTSFRIGGPASVYVQPNSQEDLIQILNWVDQHEIPFFVLGQGTNVLVSDLGLDAVVISTSRALRHILVDQERIVAGAGVLLTKLAHKAHQAALQGLEFAVSIPGTLGGALVMNAGAHGSEMRNIVEQIRVWEPGYGIKTLSATDAGFEYRRSQFMVRHWIALEASMTLKHGDMHAILDNMRHFMDYRKRTQPVGDANAGSVFKNPHPDYAGRLIESIGAKGWHVGDAVVSPVHANFIVNRGKAKARDVLTLMRRIRCHVFQRYHIVLRPEVRWIGPGEGGTEGTWENLWYGEGGGLQEPCE from the coding sequence GTCCGGCATCCGTTTATGTTCAACCGAATTCACAAGAGGACCTGATTCAGATACTGAACTGGGTTGATCAGCATGAAATTCCTTTTTTTGTGTTGGGTCAAGGAACCAATGTGTTGGTGTCAGATCTTGGATTAGATGCTGTGGTGATTTCGACCTCAAGAGCGTTACGCCACATTTTGGTTGATCAGGAACGCATCGTTGCGGGGGCGGGCGTCTTACTAACCAAATTGGCCCATAAAGCGCATCAAGCGGCGCTTCAGGGACTCGAGTTTGCGGTGAGTATTCCAGGAACCTTGGGTGGCGCATTGGTGATGAATGCGGGAGCTCACGGGTCGGAAATGCGAAACATCGTGGAGCAAATACGGGTATGGGAGCCGGGATATGGTATTAAGACCTTGAGCGCCACAGATGCGGGATTTGAGTACCGTCGGAGTCAATTTATGGTACGTCATTGGATTGCCTTGGAAGCGAGTATGACGCTTAAGCATGGTGATATGCATGCCATTTTAGACAACATGCGTCATTTTATGGATTACCGCAAACGCACTCAGCCAGTCGGAGATGCCAATGCTGGCAGTGTATTTAAAAATCCTCACCCCGATTATGCTGGGCGGTTGATTGAGAGCATCGGCGCTAAAGGATGGCATGTGGGTGATGCGGTGGTATCTCCAGTGCATGCGAACTTTATTGTCAATCGGGGCAAGGCTAAAGCTCGTGATGTCTTAACGTTGATGCGACGGATTCGCTGTCATGTGTTCCAGCGCTATCATATTGTGTTGCGGCCCGAAGTGCGCTGGATCGGGCCCGGAGAGGGAGGAACCGAGGGAACATGGGAGAATTTGTGGTACGGGGAAGGCGGCGGCTTACAGGAACCGTGCGAGTAA